The Carassius gibelio isolate Cgi1373 ecotype wild population from Czech Republic chromosome B14, carGib1.2-hapl.c, whole genome shotgun sequence genome has a segment encoding these proteins:
- the LOC127970992 gene encoding magnesium transporter protein 1-like, which yields MYYKLLIIAFLAVSLYGTPSDGQKKKETLLSEKVSQMMEWTSMRAVIRLNGEKFRRLVRAPPRNYSVIIMFTALQPQRQCAVCKQADEEYQILANSWRYSSAFTNRIFFATVDFDEGSDVFQMLNMNSAPTFINFPAKGKPKTADTYELQVRGFAAEQLARWVADRTDVHIRVIRPPNYAGPLLLGLLLAFIGSLAYLRRNNLEFLFNKNVWAFSALSFVLIMTSGQMWNHIRGPPYAHKNPNTGQVSYIHGSSQAQFVAETHIVLLFNAAVTLGMVLLHEAATSDLDIGKRKIMCVAGIGLVVLFFSWLLSIFRAKYHGYPYSFLFG from the exons ATGTATTACAAACTTTTAATAATAGCTTTCCTCGCTGTTAGTTTATACGGCACGCCATCAGATggacagaaaaagaaagag acCCTGCTGTCAGAGAAGGTCAGTCAGATGATGGAGTGGACCAGTATGCGTGCAGTGATCCGGCTGAACGGAGAGAAGTTCAGGAGGCTGGTCCGAGCCCCTCCACGAAACTACTCGGTCATCATCATGTTCACAGCACTGCAGCCTCAGAGACAGTGTGCAGTCTGCAA ACAGGCAGATGAAGAGTACCAGATCCTTGCCAACTCCTGGCGTTATTCGAGTGCGTTTACTAACAGGATCTTCTTTGCAACGGTGGATTTTGATGAAGGCTCAGATGTATTTCAGATG CTTAACATGAACTCGGCTCCGACGTTCATCAACTTCCCGGCCAAAGGCAAACCGAAGACAGCGGACACATACGAGCTGCAGGTGCGGGGGTTTGCGGCCGAACAGCTGGCTCGATGGGTGGCCGACCGGACAGATGTTCAT ATCCGGGTCATCAGGCCTCCGAACTACGCCGGGCCGCTGCTGCTGGGTCTGCTGCTGGCCTTCATCGGCAGTCTGGCTTACTTACGACGAAACAACCTGGAGTTCCTGTTCAACAAGAACGTCTGGGCCTTCTCTGCACTG AGTTTTGTTTTGATCATGACTTCGGGTCAAATGTGGAACCACATCAGAGGACCTCCATACGCTCACAAGAACCCAAACACTGGCCAAGTG AGTTACATCCACGGCAGCAGTCAGGCTCAGTTTGTGGCAGAGACTCACATTGTTCTTCTCTTCA ATGCTGCGGTAACTTTAGGAATGGTGCTGCTTCACGAAGCCGCGACCTCTGACCTGGACATCGGGAAGAGGAAAA TCATGTGTGTAGCAGGAATCGGGCTGGTGGTGCTCTTCTTCAGTTGGCTGCTCTCCATCTTTAGGGCCAAATATCATGGATATCCTTACAG CTTCCTGTTCGGTTAA